A window of Paenibacillus polygoni contains these coding sequences:
- a CDS encoding YolD-like family protein, which yields MAKSKVPKRPTRDEFVLEELGNQLSEAYQEESTIEVTVWAWEEKVRGQIVTMDSRTGKVHIQSEEGLYKVPFMDIMRMDYPRD from the coding sequence ATGGCAAAATCGAAAGTACCTAAGCGGCCAACAAGAGATGAATTTGTACTAGAAGAATTAGGGAATCAGTTGTCAGAAGCCTATCAGGAAGAATCCACAATTGAAGTGACGGTATGGGCATGGGAAGAAAAAGTACGAGGGCAGATCGTGACGATGGATTCACGTACAGGCAAGGTACATATTCAGTCTGAAGAAGGGCTGTATAAAGTCCCCTTCATGGATATAATGAGAATGGATTACCCTAGAGATTAA
- a CDS encoding YifB family Mg chelatase-like AAA ATPase codes for MYGKLFGACLYGIDGVLIEVETDLSNGLPQTSIIGLPDSAIREAVERVRAAIKNCGFQYPLQRITINLAPADLRKEGSSFDLAIALAVLTTSEQLILPANKKTLFLGELALDGSLRPVPGILSMVDLARRQGFDSVVVPIENVTEGSVIQGIEVYGLRHLRDLVPSVSGDADSSKSKGKIQQGRIQLEDYAHLSTNTYASRKESSEEGSYLMEDYIDVLGQQHVKRALTIAAAGMHNIMLVGPPGTGKTMLIKRLPTILPPLTDQEALEVTKVLSASGKLKNGLSRLATVRPFRSPHHTISAAGLIGGGTIPKPGEVSLAHRGILFLDELPEFNRQVLEVLRQPLEDRHVTLSRARAAFTFPAHFMLAASMNPCPCGYAGNDPKQQRCTCTPHKIAAYRAKISGPLLDRIDLQVEVPRPKEGLEVKITSSSADLQAQVLAAQKIQEERYKGLPISWNSELSGSLLRRTAVLDKPAEDMLHQTIDALGLSMRSYDRILKMARTIADLAVEEQITTLHVAEAIQYRNLDVRSVAMQEYE; via the coding sequence ATGTACGGAAAATTATTTGGAGCTTGTTTATACGGGATCGATGGGGTACTCATTGAAGTAGAAACAGATTTGTCTAACGGGTTACCTCAAACTTCGATTATCGGACTTCCTGACTCTGCAATACGTGAAGCAGTAGAACGTGTCCGAGCTGCGATCAAAAACTGTGGTTTTCAGTATCCCTTGCAGCGGATTACCATTAATCTCGCACCTGCCGACCTACGTAAAGAAGGGTCATCTTTTGATCTCGCCATTGCTCTGGCCGTATTAACAACTAGTGAGCAGCTTATCCTTCCTGCAAATAAGAAAACTTTATTTTTAGGCGAATTAGCACTCGATGGAAGTCTTAGACCTGTACCCGGTATCCTTAGTATGGTAGACCTTGCTCGCCGGCAAGGCTTTGATTCTGTTGTCGTTCCCATAGAGAATGTAACCGAAGGTTCGGTTATCCAAGGAATTGAAGTCTATGGTCTTCGGCATTTAAGAGATTTGGTCCCCTCCGTGTCTGGAGACGCGGATTCATCTAAATCCAAGGGGAAAATACAGCAAGGAAGAATACAGCTCGAAGACTACGCTCATCTTTCTACAAATACATATGCATCACGTAAAGAATCTTCTGAAGAAGGTTCTTATCTTATGGAAGACTATATTGATGTTCTAGGACAACAGCATGTGAAAAGAGCACTCACAATTGCTGCCGCTGGAATGCACAACATTATGCTGGTAGGTCCTCCAGGCACGGGAAAAACGATGCTCATCAAACGTCTGCCGACCATACTCCCTCCGCTTACCGATCAAGAAGCACTTGAAGTCACCAAAGTTCTAAGCGCTTCAGGCAAATTAAAAAATGGACTGAGTAGACTAGCAACTGTTCGTCCGTTTCGCTCTCCACATCATACGATTTCAGCCGCCGGCCTGATCGGAGGAGGAACAATACCAAAACCTGGAGAAGTCAGTCTTGCTCACCGAGGAATTTTGTTCCTGGATGAACTTCCTGAGTTTAACCGTCAAGTCCTTGAAGTACTAAGACAACCGCTAGAGGATCGACATGTAACACTTAGCAGAGCCCGGGCTGCTTTTACATTCCCTGCTCATTTTATGCTCGCCGCCTCCATGAATCCTTGTCCGTGCGGATATGCTGGCAATGATCCTAAGCAGCAGCGATGTACTTGTACACCTCATAAAATAGCCGCCTATCGTGCCAAAATATCTGGACCGCTGCTGGACCGGATTGATTTACAAGTCGAAGTCCCCCGGCCCAAAGAAGGCCTTGAGGTAAAGATTACATCCTCCTCTGCAGATCTCCAAGCACAGGTGCTGGCTGCACAGAAAATTCAGGAAGAGCGGTATAAGGGTCTGCCGATCTCATGGAACAGTGAGCTATCGGGCAGTTTACTTCGTCGGACTGCTGTTCTGGATAAGCCTGCCGAGGACATGCTTCATCAGACCATTGATGCTCTTGGGCTTAGCATGAGATCTTATGATCGGATTCTCAAGATGGCTCGTACGATTGCAGATCTAGCAGTAGAAGAGCAGATTACAACACTCCATGTAGCAGAAGCCATTCAGTATCGGAACTTAGATGTGAGATCTGTGGCGATGCAGGAATATGAATAA
- a CDS encoding MarR family winged helix-turn-helix transcriptional regulator, with amino-acid sequence MKIHEELKLENQLCFAIYACSREITKLYQPYLDKIGVTYSQYLVLMVLWEREECTVKEIGEALYLDSGTLTPLLKRMQTAGLINRERSAHDERKVLISLTEKGKLLQDEAVHIPNAMRNQACLDDDQFRSLLNQFTDLLTQVHENNVEDKQKKN; translated from the coding sequence ATGAAAATTCATGAAGAGTTAAAGCTGGAGAACCAGCTTTGTTTTGCTATATATGCTTGTTCTAGAGAGATAACAAAGCTTTACCAGCCATATCTAGACAAGATCGGTGTCACCTATTCCCAGTATTTAGTGCTCATGGTGTTGTGGGAGCGAGAGGAATGTACAGTGAAGGAGATTGGCGAAGCGCTGTATCTCGATTCCGGCACCCTTACTCCGCTGCTTAAACGTATGCAGACCGCAGGGCTGATTAACAGAGAGCGTTCTGCACATGATGAAAGAAAAGTACTTATTTCGCTGACCGAAAAAGGGAAATTGCTCCAAGATGAAGCGGTTCATATCCCGAATGCGATGCGGAATCAAGCTTGTCTTGATGATGATCAGTTTAGATCTTTATTAAATCAATTCACAGATCTATTAACACAGGTTCACGAAAATAATGTCGAGGACAAACAAAAGAAGAACTAA